The following is a genomic window from Nicotiana tabacum cultivar K326 chromosome 3, ASM71507v2, whole genome shotgun sequence.
AGCCGTGTGTTCTTGTTTTTGTATTGATCTTGATAGTTGGAAGTTCAATATTTACACGACTATGCTGGGATAAGCACCAGCGTTGGGTTGACAGCAAACCCCATTGTTAACTTTTCTGGTGTTGTGGGTACCAACATTCTTGCTCTTGGAACTGATGTATCCTTTGACACCAAGACGGGAGATTTCACCAAATGCAATGCCGGTTTGAGCTTCACAAATGCTGACCTTGTTGCTTCTTTGAATCTGTGAGTGATTTACATTAATGTAGCACGTGGCCACTTGAAATTCAGCATGTTTTAAATGTCAACTTAGGTATACAGGTTTTATGTTAGTTCATTAGCCTATGCTACTAGAAAATTGTTGCAAAAATGATCATAGGTGTAATCTATTGTTGCGTGGTTTGGAATAGTTTTATGGGTATATGCTTATTTGATTTCTTAGAAGCATGATCTTTAATGTGCATGTATTATGACAACCCAGGAATGACAAGGGTGATAATCTGAGTGCATCATACTACCACACAGTCAGCCCTTTCACAAGTACTGTTGTTGGGGCTGAGGTGACCCATTGCTTCTCCACCAATGAGAACACCATCACCGTTGGCACTCAACATCGATTGGATCCTTTGACAAGTGTGAAGGCAAGGGTTAACAACTTTGGCAAGGCTAGTGCTCTGCTTCAACATGAGTGGCGCCCGAAGTCTCTTTTCACCATTTCAGGAGAAGTGGACACAAAATCTGTTGACAAGGGTGCCAAGTTTGGACTCGCTTTGGCTCTCAAGCCATAGACTTGCTATCTTAAATCCATAGACATGAGGGATTACTGCAATAGACTTGTTCTGTGGTGTTTTTTTGCTCTGTAAAAATAAATTTAGGTGGTTGTTTGAACCTATGCCTCTTCGTTCTAAGTTCATACATTCTTATTAACCCTTTTCAAAAATGATGATGGGTACCCTGTATTCTAAGACTTTAGATGTTTCACTTGAGATTTTGTCATAATCAACTGCcaattttgaatattttttacCAGTACATGTTTGTTTACAGCTCAGAAACTGTTCATGTAATGGCTGCAGTCAAATAAAACTCGTATGGAGCCATAAATTTCTCTAATGGATCTGTTTTGCTGTGCAATTGATGTTTAAAATGGTACTTAGAAGGAGGTGTTATTCTTGTTGCCATTCTGacgttgctgctgtgtgtttgtGTTACTGTTGTCTGTACTAATTCTAAGGGCTTGAGAAATAATTTGCTTTCAATCAGGGATGCCAGAGATTTTGATGACAAGCATACTAGTAGGGAGTTTTCCACTTGTAGTTGCATCCTTTATTTTTAAGGTTATTCTAGCCTTCCTCATGGGAAGGATTTTACTTGCAGTGGTATGAAGGGAAGGATTTTACTTGCAGTGGTATGCTTATTTGCCAATGGTATTCACGTAAAgccaaataatttaattttaacacTTAATAGTTAGAGTGAATGCATATCACTTGGTCGAAACAATATTCTGTACAAGGCATTCTAGTTTTTTCAGTTCAGCTTTCATGGCAAGTCTCCGAACATTGAGATCATAGATTCTTGGTTAATTAACACGTTAATTACTAGGTTTCAACAGTGTTTACGCCTCAGCGCTAAGGTAGAATACCGCGACACTAGAGGCCGTGCCTCGGCGACCATCGCCTCATCTTATCTGGTATTTGTCAATAATTGTATCATTGGAATATCAACTACTTCTTGAATACTTGTATGTATGTGCTTTTGCGGGCAATCTGTTTCTGTTCATAATGTCATTCGTTACTTTGTTATACTGATGTGGTAGACGTTTTTTCTTCAGGCATTCCGATTTCAGGTGGAAATGGTATTCCAGTTTGCTAGAGGCTGGTATTTTGTAGTTGGTTAATTTATGTAATTCACATTTATCTTGTAATGGTGCCATAACGAAGCAATGTGGTTGGAGGATACCTTCTCAATAAGTTTGGTCTGAAACGTTCTGGATCTATTTCGGAGCGCTAGCTTTTCTTCAAATATTTGCAAATTTTTTCCATTAATAAGTGTCAATATACTTCTTGATTGGTTTATTACTggagataaaaaaaattataaaaagccAAACCCGTTATTAAGTCCGTATTCGTGGATATTCAATAATTAAGTTACTTTGTTGGACATACATGAGTGATAAGTTCAAAGTAAACTAAAACTGATTAGTAAATTGACTTGCCTTAACACGAATAAACCATTATGATAAAGAAGAAAAGTAAGGACTGAGTTTCATGCATTATCCTTAATTAATTTTAGATCTAAGAGCCCCTAccttttaaaagaaaaaactaaaaatttaGAACCCCTATCTTTTCTCCAAAATTACTGTTTATGCCACTATATCACCCACTCCGCGTTGCGCAAGCTATCATACCTTTATAAACTCACGTCCCCTGCACTcccgccaattccttccatttCTCACAAAGCATTTCGAGAAACTTGAGCTCCATTCTCcaaatctctctctctccttcAACTCTTAGTTCTCTCTACAGAAATCTGGGAAAACATGGCACGCATAGCAGAGATATAATGCTTTCTCAGTTCAATTTCGCTTTTCGAATTAGATTCATTTGTTATTTCGCATACTGTCATTCTAATCTTCTATCTAATTTGCAGGTTGTGGCTCAGAAACTGAAGGAGTCAGAAATTACGGAGCAGGACTCACTCCTCCTCGTAAATAACCTGTTAACTTCATACTAATTATGATCACGACTGTACTTTTGTTTTTCGTTATTTGTCTTCTAATTTTTCGTTATATATTGGATTTTACGAAATTATAAATATAAGATAAGTTTTATAAGGGGCTGGAAAATTGAATCTGTTCCtaaaaatttttgaagaaaactcaGTTCCTTTTGACCTCTTTATTTTCAGCGTATTATATTTAAAAAGGGATTAACGAACAGCAATTTTCTATATGAGCACGCAAGCATAGAGTCTGTGTAGCGATGATCGGAATCTTAGTTAGTTACAATGTTGATTACATCTTCAGCTTTGGTTATTTAGACTGTTTTTAGATCTCTTTGTTAGCGAACTTCTGGTGCTAAATCATTGAAACTTGATCTAAGTAACTTGTTAGATTTGAGAAGTTAACTTCATTTCGTATCAAAACTTTCTATTATATTCTGAAATTGGATCAACCTGCCTTAATCTATTTTATTTATGCTACATTGACCATTTTCCAAAATTATGGTTATTGGTTGCTAACTTCTCTAAGCTAAAATATTCCAGTGAATGTCAAACTAACATATATCCAGTTACAtaccaaactatatatatatatatatatatatatatatatatatatatatatatatatatatatatatatatatagtagtatTGTGACTTTTATACTAAATAAGTTTAGGTAACATCATAGAGAAGTTTAGGCTGTAATTTCAAAGTTAATAAGTTCTGCCATGAATTAACTTATGAGTTTATCAGAATTTACGATGCGATAATCTGCTACTGTGTTTCTCTCTGGTTAATTTGCCAATTTGACTGGTCATTTGATCTATTTGTCAGTTAATCTAACTTTTTAAATTCCTAATTCTTCATGGTTCTCAGTTGTCACTATCTCATGTGTCATTTACGTAATCACGTGTTCTTTCTTGGCGTTAAAAAATAGACAAGGAACCTGCTGCGCATTGCTTTATTCAACATTACTTACGTCAGAGGCCTCTTCCCTGAGGAATATTTCAGTGATAAATCCGTTCCAGCTTTAGGTAACCCTTTTCTGCTAAACCTGTCGTGTTAACAGTCTCTTTCAGTTTTCTGAGTTAATTCAGTGAATGCTTCTATCGCTAACAGAGATGAAGATTAAGAAGCTCATGCCCATGGATGCCGAATCACGTTGACTGATTGATTGGATGGAAAAAGGCATGTTGATCTTTGGCTAGTCTGCCATACTTGACTAGCAATACTTTGTGTTAAGTTTTATATTCTGCCCTGTCGGTTCTTTACATTTCTTTGTTGCTTGTAGGTGTTTATGATGCATTGCAGAAGAAGTATCTTAAAACACTCTTGTTCTGTGTGTGCGAAACAATAGATGGACCAATGATCGAGGAATATGCATGTATGACAACAAGATAAGATGGTTTGATTTGGACTGTAATTACAGTCATATTTTTTAACTGATTAATGATGTCATGGGCTAAGTAGTTCAGCATTTAAGAATAGTTTGGCTTGAAATAATGAAAAAGCTAAATAATAGCTGTTTTATGTTAATTTTATATCATTTCTGAAACTCAATCTTGGAGCTTGAGGATAACTGATGCTTCTGGTTCTCTTTGCAGTTTCTTTCTCTTACTCAAACTCTGACAGCCAAGAAGTGTCAATGAATGTCAATCGCATTGGAATGAAGAAAGGAGGAACATTCAAGTGTAACTCAACCACTGAAATTACACCTAATCAGATGAGGTAATTatattgatatgatgaaattCCTGTTTATTGTTGTCTCTAGCTAGTTGATTTGGGATAGCTAGAACCGTTGCGCTAAGAAGTAGCACCCTTTCAGGAGTTCTGCTTGTAAAATGATCCGTACATTGATTCAGCTGATGAGAACATTGGATAAGATGCCAGAAGAGGTAAAGCTTTATGGTATTCATTAAGATATGCTTCATCATTCATTAATCATCGCTGattcatttattttgaaaaatttatCTTGCTTCTAATTtctaattttactttttttca
Proteins encoded in this region:
- the LOC107789843 gene encoding mitochondrial outer membrane protein porin of 34 kDa; translated protein: MGKGPGLYTEIGKKTRDLLYKDYHSDHKFTITTYSPTGVAITSSGTKKGDLFLADVNTQLKNKNITTDIKVDTNSNLFTTITVDEAAPGLKTILSFRVPDQRSGKLEVQYLHDYAGISTSVGLTANPIVNFSGVVGTNILALGTDVSFDTKTGDFTKCNAGLSFTNADLVASLNLNDKGDNLSASYYHTVSPFTSTVVGAEVTHCFSTNENTITVGTQHRLDPLTSVKARVNNFGKASALLQHEWRPKSLFTISGEVDTKSVDKGAKFGLALALKP